Part of the Streptomyces sp. RFCAC02 genome is shown below.
GCGGCGGCGCAGGGCGACGTCCGTGAGATCGGTGTAGTCCGTGAGGCGGGGATCGGACGGGTCGGTGACCCGTACGGGGCCGGTCATGCCCCGACCGCCACGACGTCGCCGATCACGATGATCGCCGGCGGCCGTATGCCCGCGTCCGCCGCGCGGCGCGCGATCTCGGACAGGGGCGCGTCCACGCGCCGCTGGGCCGGGGTGGTCCCCTCCTGGACGACGGCGGCCGGGGTGGCCGGCGAACGGCCGTGGCGGATCAGGGTGTCGGCGATGGCGCCGAGCCGTTCGACGCCCATGAGGACGACGAGGGTGCCGCGCAGGGCGGCGAGCGCGGGCCACTCCACGAGGGACCGCGGGTCGTCCGGCGCGACATGGCCGCTGACGACCGTGAACTCGTGGGCGACGCCCCGGTGCGTCACCGGGATGCCGGCCGCGCCGGGCACGGAGACGGCGCTCGTCACACCCGGCACGACGGTCACGGGCACCCCGGCGGCGGCGAGCGCCGCCGCCTCCTCCATGCCCCGGCCGAACACGAACGGGTCGCCGCCCTTGAGGCGCACGACGCTGCGGCCGGCCCGGGCGTGCTCGATGAGGGCGGCGTTGATGGCGTCCTGGGCCATGGCGCGGCCGTACGGGATCTTCGCCGCGTCGATCACCCGGACGTGCGGCGGCAGTTCGTCGAGGAGGTCGCGGGGGCCGAGGCGGTCGGCGATGACGACGTCGGCGCGGGCGAGCAGGCGGCGGCCGCGGACCGTGATGAGGTCCGGGTCGCCGGGTCCGCCGCCGACGAGTGCGACGCCGGGCACGCGGTCGCGGTGGCGGGGCGCGCCGATGGTGCCGTCGCGCAGCCCCTCCACGACGGCGTCGCGGACGGCGGCCGAGCGCCGGGGGTCGCGGCCGGTGAGCACGGCGACCGTGACGCCCTCGCTGCGGCCCGTCGCGGGCGTCCACGCGGTGGCGGCGCCCGCGTCGTCGCTGCGGACGCACCACACGCGGTGCCGCTCGGCCTCGGCGGACGCGGCGGCGTTGACGGCGGGATCGTCCGTCGCGACGAGGGCGTACCAGGCGTCGGCGAGGTCGCCGTCGCGGTAGCCGCGGGCCTGCCAGTCGAGTTCCCCCGCGTCGGCCATCGCCTGCACGGACGGGGTGACCTCCGGGGCGATCAGCCGGACGGCGGCGCCGGCGGCGAGCAGCGCGGGCAGGCGGCGCTGGGCGACGGTGCCGCCGCCGAGGACGACGACGCGGCGGCCGGCGAGGCGCAGCCCCACGGGGTAGGCGGGATGCTCGGACATCGGTGGTGCGGCTCCTTGGCGGCTCGTTCCGGTCGGCTGCCCGCCACGGCGCGGGACGCCGGAGCGGCGCGGGCGGGCCACACGCCGCTGCGGCGTCGGAGCGGCTTGCTGCCCCACCTTACGGCGGGGCGGGGAGGATCAGTTCTTGTCGGTCACGCCCGCCGAGTCGAACGTCGCGACCTCGCGCATCGCGCGGGCCGCGCTCTGCACGACGGGCAGCGCGAGGAGAGCGCCGGTGCCCTCGCCGAGACGCAGGTCGAGGTCGACCAGCGGACGCAGGCCGAGTGCCGTGAGCGCGGCGAGGTGGCCGGGCTCCGCGCTGCGGTGGCCGGCGACGCACACGGCGACCGCCTCGGGCGACAGGGCACGCGCGGCGAGCGCGGCGGCGCCCGCCGTGATGCCGTCGAGGATGACCGGGACCCGCAGGGAGGCGCCGCCCAGGATGAACCCGGTGAGCGCGGCGTGCTCCAGGCCGCCGACGGCCGCGAGGGTGCCGATCGGGTCGGCGGCGTCGGGCTGGTGGAGCTGGAGGACACGGCGGACCACGTCCACCTTGCGGGCGTGCGTGTCGTCGTCGATGCCCGTGCCGCGGCCGGTGATCTCGGCCGGCTCGGCGCCGGTGAAGGCGGCGATGAGGGCGGCGGAGACCGTCGTGTTGGCGATGCCCATCTCCCCCGTGAGGAGGGCGCGGTTGCCCGCGGCGACGAGGTCGCGGGCCGTCTCGATGCCCACCTCGACGGCGCGCAGCGCCTCCTCGCGCGACATGGCGGGTCCCGCGGTGATGTCACCCGTCCCGGGCCGCACCTTGCGCGGCAGGAGCCCCGGCGCGCCCGGCAGGTCGCCGCG
Proteins encoded:
- the cobA gene encoding uroporphyrinogen-III C-methyltransferase; translated protein: MSEHPAYPVGLRLAGRRVVVLGGGTVAQRRLPALLAAGAAVRLIAPEVTPSVQAMADAGELDWQARGYRDGDLADAWYALVATDDPAVNAAASAEAERHRVWCVRSDDAGAATAWTPATGRSEGVTVAVLTGRDPRRSAAVRDAVVEGLRDGTIGAPRHRDRVPGVALVGGGPGDPDLITVRGRRLLARADVVIADRLGPRDLLDELPPHVRVIDAAKIPYGRAMAQDAINAALIEHARAGRSVVRLKGGDPFVFGRGMEEAAALAAAGVPVTVVPGVTSAVSVPGAAGIPVTHRGVAHEFTVVSGHVAPDDPRSLVEWPALAALRGTLVVLMGVERLGAIADTLIRHGRSPATPAAVVQEGTTPAQRRVDAPLSEIARRAADAGIRPPAIIVIGDVVAVGA